In Eremothecium gossypii ATCC 10895 chromosome V, complete sequence, the genomic stretch CGGTCACATATGGCGCCCAGTTTCCTCTGGCATTTTCCTTGGTACCCCAGATACAGGCGTCCTTCACGCTAACGCCGGGGGGGTTAACGTAGTAGTGGGCAGCTGTGCCAGCCCAGTAGTCAGTGCCGGGAACAGCCAAAGTTTGGCTGGAGCCACCACCAACGAGGGTTGGGATCAACATCTCCTCGTTACCGGGCAAGACGGTTTGACAGAAAGCGACAtcagcgcctgctttgTTTTCAGCGATGACGGTACCCTTACCATCATAACAGTAAGGTTTGTCTGGGTATGGTGTCTGAAGGTTCCCTGATTCATCGCAGAACAACCCACCTTCCATGGAACCAGGATAGGTGTAGGCAGTGACTTGAGGGTTCCACTGGCCCATCAGCTGACCAGCTGGGCAGGCGTATGGGCACCATGTACCAGGCTTACACTCTTGGTCAGAGTGCATTGCCCAGCCGGCGTTCTTGCCCTCAGTCTGAACGGCAACCATGCCCTTACCATGTGGAAAGGCACAGGTGCCAGTTTGGACTTCTTGCGCCTTGGACTGGTTGATCGTCGCACCTTGagcgacagcagcagcagcagcagataACAAAAGAGTGGACTTCATCTTCTCGATTAAAGGAGCGATTGTAATTTTTTGTAATGAATGTAATGAGGTTAATTCCTGGTTCTATCGAGATGAGCATGAATCATAAACTTAGACCGCGGCTTTATATACGTTTTGGATTTCTATCGAGATCAGTAACGTTCCTTTTCCTTGGACCTGAAGATCCTGCGCCACCGAATATGAGTGCATATTCCGAAGATCGATCCATTGTTCTATATATCTCTGTTTCTTTTTTATTCCTGATTCCGATGTTCCATGCATGACGCACGAAGGATTACTTAATTAAATTTATCCCAATGCAAAAAAAGGAATTGGTAGCCCTTCGTCGGAGTTGTTCGTCGCCATGGAAACCGTCAAACGCTTGTTCAACGGTTGGATCGTTGAGTCAGTCGTAGAGTCATCGGAGTAACTGTTTTGAGTATCATTCAAAAAAGAATACTTGATAGTCCGAAACCGTTCCAGTGGAGGATGAGCTTAACTCTGTTCACTTCAGATCTAGCACATGCCATTATCCCTACTTTACCCAGATAAAGATATAGGTACAGACTGGATATAGGTACGGCCTGGGTATTTTACGGGTATCTTACAGTCCCTATAGTCCCTACTTCTGACGTAACTATGTTCACGACGCCAACCCAAATTGCCTTTCTTTCTCCGTTTCTTTCTAACTTTTCTTTTCATTTTCTCAACGTCTTTTCTCAACGTCTCAAGCTTGCATAGATCTTACTACATGCTTGGTTGGCACCTACTTTCCGTTGAATTCTTACTTTTCTATTACTGCGCCTAGTTATATAATCTGTAAGCCGAGTCATGTTCCGCTGCGCCTAGCTTATGAATCAGGGGCAGGACTAAGTTACGAATCAGGGCAGGACTAAGTTACGAATCAGGGCAGGACTAAGTTACTTTTCTGTTCACTGCGCCTATATTAGGTAATCTTGCATAGCCACGTGCACGTGACTGAGCAGAAAGAAGCAACGAGTGAGCTAGCACTCACTTTGGCAGTGATCTTGATTATCTGAACATTATTATGGTGTGGCATCTGCTTTGCGTTAGGATGGTCGACACTTTCATACTTGGCTGCAATGTGTTTACGTCTACGCCTGGTTTGTCCGGCAAGCCAATGGCACATCTAAATGTGCCCGTAGCACCTCTCTCACTCGTCACATTCCTTTATTTCCGTAGTCTCGTTTGTGGGCACCTCGCCCGAGATAATCAACTAGCCGACAAAGTTAGAGATTTCATGGTTGATCATCAAAGAATCGAGTTTTCTGGTATGAATCACCTGACTATAGTCATAAATTACACAGTTAGACAGTTAACGGCTAAAATTTACACTCATACGGACGTCAGATTCTATGCTTCTCTATGATCTTGTTTTCGGGTACATCTACTAGTCACGATCTGTGACTTCGTATTCGGCAATCAATGTACATGGTCAGCTAAAAGTTTTAAAAACACTTTAGCGTTTCATGGGGATAAGTAAGACCAAAGAAGAGAATACCTAGACGATTGCCTTAAGGATTACTCCATATTTTCTGCATTATAAGGGAGTAGATGCAGATGCCAAGTCGCTCAAAAGCTTGAAAAGTCATCGTGAACTGTTCCTGGTTTGCCTTGTAACTGTTAGCAGGGACTGTCTACGATCACGTGTATGGCGATTCTGACACACGTAGTCTTGTTTGCGACTGAAAGATACATGATCTGGCAACATGGCCGAGCGGTTAAGGCGAAAGATTAGAAATCTTTTGGGCTATGCCCGCGCAGGTTCGAGTCCTGCTGTTGTCGTCATATCCGCGATAGTTTAATGGTTAGAATTCGCGCTTGTCGCGCGCGGGATCGGGGTTCAATTCCCCGTCGCGGAGAATTTTTGACTTGTAAACTTGCCTTGGATACCAGTAGCGGACCAGTTACTATGTGTGGAAGGTATGCCCTTGCCTGGAATCAGGACCAGCTGTATGACCAGCTAAAGTTGCAGCACGTCCCTGTGAATCAAAGCAGATTGGAGTTCAGCCCCTCGTACAACATCGCCCCGACGCAGATGGCGCCGGTGTACCATGGTCAGACATTAGAGCTAATGAACTGGGGAGTCGTCCCTCGCCGGAGCCACGCATCGGAAACGAATCAGCGGTACAGCACGTTCAATGCGCGCTCGGAGAAGTTACTAGAGAGCCAGCTGTGGGAACCACTATGCGCACGCACGCGGTGCGCCGTGCCCATTACGGGGTATTACGAGTGGCAGAGTCGAACCAGCGGGCGACAACCGTACTTTGTGCACCGCAAGGATAAGCAGGTGCTCTTTTTGGCAGGTATGTACAGTCGAGCGGAGTCCGCGAGCGGTTCCGGCACACTGAGCTATACAATTGTCACAGcaccggcgccgcgcgAGCTCGCGTGGTTGCACGACCGCATGCCGGTGGTCTTACGTCCGGAGAGCCCACAGTGGGCGGACTGGCTCGACGCTGGACGTGTGCAGTGGGATGCTGAAGACCTTGTACGTGTACTCACACCGCAATTCGACGCAATGCTCGCTTGGCATGCGGTGACACCAGACGTCGGCAGAGTGGCCAACAACAGCGCGCGTCTGATGCGCCCGCTGCCCCCCCGCCCGAGCGTTGTAGATATGCTACGCGCTAGTGCTcgcggcgcagcagctcgccCACAAGATAAAGCGAGCCGCAAACGACAAGGTTTGCGTCGCCCCGGGCGgcagctgccgcccgcAGGGCGTCCAGCGGGTCCGCTACCGCAGACACGTGCGCCGTGTAGCGACGAGCCGCTGCCGCAACGTCCTCGGAGGCCATAGCCGCTACCCACGGCATGCTCTCCACGGCTCCGAACGATGTGGCGAACACTCGGTCGTGCGGCTTTAACAGCGGCGCCAGAAGCGCATCGATCTCTTTGCCACATGTCACCGCCAGTACGTAAATGAGCGGAGAGCCTCCGGGCCCGCGGTACCTCTCATTGAGAAAGCGAGCCAGCTCCTCTGCAGCACAGGGGTTGTGCGCCCCGTCAAAGAGCAGTGGGACGTGGACGCCGCCCAGGTCGTActccacctgctgcagccgtCCCGGCCACTCCACTGCTTTGAGCCCGCGCTCCAGTGCCGCGTGACTCACCGAGATCTCCCCCAGTTGCTGCAGATGGTCTAGCAGCGCTAGCGCCACGCCTGCGTTCTGTACTTGGTACGCACCcgccagcggcagcgcgctcgccgccaCTGCGCCCCATGAAACCGTACACACAGGCGCCCCTCCCGTCTCGTGCACCTCCGCCCCCACCTTCGCTGCCGCAGCACGCACCTCCGCAAGCACACTCGGCGCGTTCGTTCCGTCCACCGCCACAAACCGCACGCCTGGCACCACAATCCCCGCCTTCTCGCGCGCAACCACCGCCAGCGTCCCGCCGAGCAGCGCCTGGTGGTCTAGTCCTACCTTGGTGATGGCGCACAGCTTGCGGCCTCCCGGCACAACGTTCGTTGCGTCCAGCCGCCCGCCCACGCCCACCTCCACCACACACCACGTGCACTCTAACCGCGCAAAGTGCGTCAACGCCACCGCCGTTTGCGCCTCAAACTCCGTGCATGTCCCCGCCGCGACCACCTCCGCCTTCAGGGCCGCGTACGTCGCCGCCCCGATCACCTCCCCATCCACCGTGATCGCATCCCGCGGGTGCACCAGGTGCGGGCTCGTGAACCTTCCCACTCGCTCTccgcccgcgcgcagcaCTGCCGCGAGGTACGCACAGACCGAGCCCTTACCGTTCGTACCGGCCACGTGCAGCACGCGCATCCTTTCATGCGGGCTGTGAAGCTGCCGCAGCACTTGTGTTATCCGCCCGAGTCCCAGCTCCATGGTGCGCTCGCTAAGCTCGCGCCACCCGCGCTTTTTGCCCACAGCCTCGCACAGCGGATGCAGCCCAACCACCAATGCCGCAGCCCGACTCAGTTAAGGCCCGTCTGGCTGCTCTCGACCGCATCGACGACGAGCTGTGCGCCGTACTACAGCACGCACAGGCCACCATCGGCGCCCTTGCAGAGCTGAAGCGTGGCCACGCGGCCCTCCAGCCCCAGCTTGAACAGCACGTCCGCGACTACTATCGCACACTGGAGCACAGCACAGTTGCACTACGCAACGAAATCCGTGAGCTGGATGCTGCTGTGGGAACGCAGTTGTTACCGGTCAATATCGGTAAGCGCGCGGTGGGACAGGACCAAGAGAAGCTAAGCGAGCAGCTGGCACAAATGGACAAGTACGTAGGCAGTATGTAGcggccggcagcgccgctGCCATAGTACGGCGGTCGTtgccgccggccgcggctAGGATCCAAAAGAAACATGTGTTCGTTAAGTAGCGAAAAGCCCGGCAGCGGGGTATTTTGCAACAGCAGCGGCGTACGGAGCACTGGAGCAAGAGCATATGTACGCGAGCGGGCACGGGAAcggggcgcgggcgccggcgggcgggcggcgcggaaGTGTGGACGGGGCGGGCGAGTTGCAGGGTCTTGTTCTAGACCAAATCACGAAGATCCAggagcggcagcagcgactGGACGAGCGCCTGGACAAGCTTGCGCGGGAGCAAGAGGAGTTCTATCTAAATGGATACAAGAAGATGGATCAGGGCTTCAAGGATGTGAGCAAGTGCCTACAGGAGGTGCGGGCGATGAAGGAGGTGTTTAAAGAGATCATTGGGGTGATGACGGGGGAACGCGTGCGGTTTGTGGACCACTCGAACGAAAGCTGCGACGCCGCCGAGGCGCAGGGGGTGAACCAGTCGGAGCTGCTGGTAGACAACATgcggcggcagctgcagcagcggcagtCGGACTGGATTCGGGACCGGCTGGCGCTGGAGACGCGGCCGGGGTATGGGGTGAAGAACGAGTTCGAGGGAGAACGGTCTGTGGAGCAGATGCTGgtgcagcggcagcaggaGCTTGCGGACGTCAGCGACGGGCGCGTGCCCCCGGACGACTTTCCGACTTATCGCATGAACCGTGCGATACGCTCCGTGACGGACCTTGCGCGAGAGTACTACGAGGGGCTACGCGGCAAGCCCTCGGTGATGTCGCTGGAGCGCCGCTTCGGTTCGACCTGGCGCAACTCGAGCAAGGAACGGACCTTCTTCCATAAGCGCATGTGCATCATCAACAAGATCAACGATATAAAGGACAATCCTGTCAAATACCAGCTCCCGCAGGATATCACACGCAAGATGGCCATAAGAGTGGTCGAGAACATGCGGCTCGGTAACAACTgtttcaagggccgtcgCTGCTGCCTGACCCTGTCGCAGCTCTACGTTTACCTGTCCAAGAAGATGGACACCTCAAGCGACTATAGCCTTGAGTTGCGCCAGGTGGGCAAGACCACGCGAGAACTCATTACGCAAGAGAGGATACGAAGTTTAGAACCCCCTTCCCGCGACTCTCCAATGGAATCACCACCGGATGGAATCCCTGGGCGGCCGGTGATGATCGCTGTGTCGAGCGCGCCTGCATCACTCCCGCCATTCGAATTTACGCCCGTCGTCGCCAGCAGTGTCGAAGACAGCAACGACTTGGAGGAAAATGGCGAAGAGGAAGATGTGGACTACTGATTGACTTTGGCTGGCCTTCTGCGCCGGCAATCCGCCGCTTGTTCCGACTCATGGAACTCTAGTTCATATACAGCTGTCGCAAGCGAAGTGACATAACATTATAAAGCGTCGTATGCTATCTTAGATGCGCAAGCATATGTATCTACATACTGGTAGATCATTTTTCTTTCTTTTTGTCAAAGAGCTCGCTCCAATGCCTAATATTATCATTAAAGGTGTCATCCAGGTCGGCACACTGAAAATGCAGTACTTGCTGCCACTTCTCTAAGAGATCCTCAAACTCTTCGGAACTAGTCACAAGTTGAACCTCCTGGAGCAGGACATCGTCAGTCTCCCCCAAGTCGATACCATCTTCGACTGCACATTTCCTTGTGAACTGGACGATCTCCATCGTCAGGTCACCCGTCGTCACAGAGGAGGAGGACTCGATGAACCACTGTACAAACTTCACATAGACCCTGTATGTCTTGTCAGCCATAGCGATACATTCCTGGCTCAATACCAGGTCTTGGTTCAGAGTCTTGGAGATCGTCTCGTTGCGTAATGACTGCGTCAAGTAGTAATTTAGCAAATCAATGATCTCGAGATACCGGATGAAGAAGGACCCAAGCGGCCTCACCAGTTTTTGCAATGGTTCTGTGATCATGTTCACATCGGCGTTGTATGTGTATAAGAAGTCGTTCAAGAATCGCAACTTCTTGACGTATTTGATCAGTGTTGCGCGCTCGAAGCGCAGCGTGCTCACCTTTCTCTGATAGTTAATGTACTTATTCAAGAAGTCAATGTAGCGTGAAATATAGTTCGCCTGCTCTTGGATCACTTCTTCAGTTAGCTGGAGGATCTTCCCCGTGATCTGAAGCCTGGGTACTATGAAATCGAGGTAATCTTGCTTCTCCTGATCAACCATGCTCTGCGGCTTCCGGCCGCGTGGCTCCTCTTCTTGCGACATGTCTTCTTGCTGGTGAGGATACTGGCTGCTCATATCGGGGATAGGCATGATCGTAGGTTACACTATCTTCTCAACGGCGAATGTCGAACGGAGCCTTTGGAGAGTTCTGGGAGAGGGCTAACTACGAGAACAACTTGTCGGAGGCGAAGGAAGTCGCTTTTCTAAGTAGGTAATGAATGTCAGGTCCCGCTCGGGGGCGGCCGGGGGGTGGTTTGGGTAGGATGATCTGTTATTAGGCAATTTTTCAGCGGCATGCACGATTGCCGTACGTTTCAGCACATTGGCGTTATGTCCAACTAGGTTAAGTTCCCGTGCAAATCGCTCCCCTTCTGTGTCCGCCTTGTGTTGCTATTTCCACCTCTGGCGCGGAAGGATGCCGGGAACCGAATATGAACTAAGCTTCTATCACAGTTATTGTCTAGGCGCTTAGATCCATAGAGAAATATGGGTAATATATATGTTTAGCACTGTAGTACTTACTACCAGTCATCATCGGCATTGTCGTCACTGCCTGAGTCCTCATGGCGCATCTTGTTGGCACGCGCGGCAAGTGCATCCGCCAAACCTGCACTGAAAGCCGTAGGAGTCGCGGcagaagcagcagcagtaGCAGCAGAAGTTGTTCCAGCCTCTCGTGTCGCTACACCCGAATTTCCGAGAGGAGCAGAAGAGGCGACTGGCTGCTCTAGCTGTGAGAATGCAGCTTTGGATTCAACAATATAGGCGGTAGGGACCCAGCCCTCCTTGGAGCCATCGAGTGCTTTGGCTAAAGACCACCCACTTGGTTCTTGCCGTGTTACGTAAATACGATCCCCCTTCTTCAGTGGAAACTCGTTAGGAGAACCTGAGCCGGGGAAGTCAAAAGCGGCTTCGTATACTGGTTCTGAGGGCACGGCAGCTGggggtggtggtggtggcgGTGGTGGAGGTGGTGCAGTCTTCCCTTGCTCTATTGCGTTTGGGCGAGGCACTGAGTTCTCCACGGACTTCGCTGGCCTGGGCATCGGCTTTGGTGCCGGCTTAGGCCCTGGCTTGGGCCCTGGCTTAGGCCCTGGCTTTGGCCCTGGTCTAGGCGCTGGTTTTGGCACGGGCCTGGAAGCTGGTTTCGGCGCTTGACTTGGAGCTGAATTGGGTAGGGCACTAGCGTTACCATACGCTGCTGAACTATTGTCCATGTTCCCTCCTAGCTTATGAGGATTATAAGCGGCCTGTGCTGCCGAGGCGGCCTGTTTCGGCGGTGTGGAAGTGGTTCCAACCGAACCAGAAGGAACAGGGCGTGGGTGATTCACGGCGGAGGGGTTAAGTGAATAAACAAAGCCCAGATTGCTTGATGTGTGTTGCTGACTGTGGGATATATGGGTTGGTTCTTGTACCTGACGAATATTGGTTGGATGTCCAGCATTCTTGTAGCCGGTTTCCCGCGTAGTGTATGTGTCTGGAAGACGTGTTGATAAGGGTTTTTTCCTCTGTGAGCAATTACCAGGACGGCCACGGCGAACCATAATGGTACTGGACTTGTAAATATCCCCTAATGGGGGAGCGTTCTCATTTATTTGAGATTTGACGGCATGTATTTTACCTGGCTTTTTCTGATACTCGATAGTAGGGCCAATTTTGATCTCTATGCGGTTGTTGAGTTTTTTGAGATGTGTGATCAATTCTGTCTTGAAGTAGGTATTAATCAATGGGTCAGGCTGGGTGGAATTGCTTACAAAAATACCAACCCAATCATCTTGTAAGTTGGTGAGCGATACGTAGACAATTTGCCTCACA encodes the following:
- a CDS encoding uncharacterized protein (Syntenic homolog of Saccharomyces cerevisiae YMR244W), whose translation is MKSTLLLSAAAAAVAQGATINQSKAQEVQTGTCAFPHGKGMVAVQTEGKNAGWAMHSDQECKPGTWCPYACPAGQLMGQWNPQVTAYTYPGSMEGGLFCDESGNLQTPYPDKPYCYDGKGTVIAENKAGADVAFCQTVLPGNEEMLIPTLVGGGSSQTLAVPGTDYWAGTAAHYYVNPPGVSVKDACIWGTKENARGNWAPYVTGANQDAEGNTFVTVGWNPIYLEPETPFRNVKPSYGLRIVCDNEEDCVGLPCGIDPSVNGVNEIQGSGSTGAGGANFCVVTAKKGAKARVEVFSTGGNAKRSLEHTHNRGNLSDIHRTVTTIAMN
- a CDS encoding putative peptide hydrolase (Syntenic homolog of Saccharomyces cerevisiae YMR114C), which encodes MCGRYALAWNQDQLYDQLKLQHVPVNQSRLEFSPSYNIAPTQMAPVYHGQTLELMNWGVVPRRSHASETNQRYSTFNARSEKLLESQLWEPLCARTRCAVPITGYYEWQSRTSGRQPYFVHRKDKQVLFLAGMYSRAESASGSGTLSYTIVTAPAPRELAWLHDRMPVVLRPESPQWADWLDAGRVQWDAEDLVRVLTPQFDAMLAWHAVTPDVGRVANNSARLMRPLPPRPSVVDMLRASARGAAARPQDKASRKRQGLRRPGRQLPPAGRPAGPLPQTRAPCSDEPLPQRPRRP
- the FOL3 gene encoding dihydrofolate synthase (Syntenic homolog of Saccharomyces cerevisiae YMR113W (FOL3) and YKL132C (RMA1)), with the translated sequence MELGLGRITQVLRQLHSPHERMRVLHVAGTNGKGSVCAYLAAVLRAGGERVGRFTSPHLVHPRDAITVDGEVIGAATYAALKAEVVAAGTCTEFEAQTAVALTHFARLECTWCVVEVGVGGRLDATNVVPGGRKLCAITKVGLDHQALLGGTLAVVAREKAGIVVPGVRFVAVDGTNAPSVLAEVRAAAAKVGAEVHETGGAPVCTVSWGAVAASALPLAGAYQVQNAGVALALLDHLQQLGEISVSHAALERGLKAVEWPGRLQQVEYDLGGVHVPLLFDGAHNPCAAEELARFLNERYRGPGGSPLIYVLAVTCGKEIDALLAPLLKPHDRVFATSFGAVESMPWVAAMASEDVAAAARRYTAHVSAVADPLDALRAAAAARGDANLVVCGSLYLVGELLRREH
- the MED11 gene encoding Med11p (Syntenic homolog of Saccharomyces cerevisiae YMR112C (MED11)), with the protein product MPQPDSVKARLAALDRIDDELCAVLQHAQATIGALAELKRGHAALQPQLEQHVRDYYRTLEHSTVALRNEIRELDAAVGTQLLPVNIGKRAVGQDQEKLSEQLAQMDKYVGSM
- the EUC1 gene encoding Euc1p (Syntenic homolog of Saccharomyces cerevisiae YMR111C); translation: MYASGHGNGARAPAGGRRGSVDGAGELQGLVLDQITKIQERQQRLDERLDKLAREQEEFYLNGYKKMDQGFKDVSKCLQEVRAMKEVFKEIIGVMTGERVRFVDHSNESCDAAEAQGVNQSELLVDNMRRQLQQRQSDWIRDRLALETRPGYGVKNEFEGERSVEQMLVQRQQELADVSDGRVPPDDFPTYRMNRAIRSVTDLAREYYEGLRGKPSVMSLERRFGSTWRNSSKERTFFHKRMCIINKINDIKDNPVKYQLPQDITRKMAIRVVENMRLGNNCFKGRRCCLTLSQLYVYLSKKMDTSSDYSLELRQVGKTTRELITQERIRSLEPPSRDSPMESPPDGIPGRPVMIAVSSAPASLPPFEFTPVVASSVEDSNDLEENGEEEDVDY
- the SHE2 gene encoding She2p (Syntenic homolog of Saccharomyces cerevisiae YKL130C (SHE2)) — its product is MPIPDMSSQYPHQQEDMSQEEEPRGRKPQSMVDQEKQDYLDFIVPRLQITGKILQLTEEVIQEQANYISRYIDFLNKYINYQRKVSTLRFERATLIKYVKKLRFLNDFLYTYNADVNMITEPLQKLVRPLGSFFIRYLEIIDLLNYYLTQSLRNETISKTLNQDLVLSQECIAMADKTYRVYVKFVQWFIESSSSVTTGDLTMEIVQFTRKCAVEDGIDLGETDDVLLQEVQLVTSSEEFEDLLEKWQQVLHFQCADLDDTFNDNIRHWSELFDKKKEK